In Plasmodium malariae genome assembly, chromosome: 11, the following proteins share a genomic window:
- the PRP16 gene encoding pre-mRNA-splicing factor ATP-dependent RNA helicase PRP16, putative, whose protein sequence is MIAKTSFNNTSSSDEEKKTENKIIESSNKNITFKRRKINRINKNNATNNSQKNVFKNVDILEKGNIIFKKNKYMKSDNWKKGIRKEVRNSKGVYKNERFASSKLRISKLDEFSSEALEGNDDDRSSYEEINLTKKKESRHNNSNCNSDINSNNSSNDNSYYSSSQEKGSNQFESNCISSRYETYNKSDRRKSSYQKKHDNNKKGKEYYSNNNDRILDEIWYTKEDEFIDSFYNIDKDITYEKEKKMINNFKTRLNSEGKKVNQKNLDNNLWELNKLKQGGVNSTYNKLQLDRINEANNTNEVKKFVLTRHVTPSFIDKLKSSNEEWAAEVGEGTATAAVIKEVETGGNVSKNVVNECNNGSYDRKSNSTSYSIVVKDETCDFVKAAKKGSEFLKYFKNENEKSKARDRYWEIERSKLGELLKLYKNNLNDSTKDGSNTNLDIEEEENSEVFDYKKDKMYGTIFNMESKKKKSTLQDKEDLLRLKESLPIYKSKKELLDAVYNNNIIIIVGETGSGKTTQIVQYLYEEGYHKNGIICCTQPRRVAAVSVAYRVSYEMNVEIGSLVGYTIRFEDNTTKDTKIRYVTDGILLRETLTDKELDKYSVIIMDEAHERSINTDVLLGILKNICLKRNDLKLLVTSATIDSKKFSQFFGNAPIYNIHGRTFKVHLEYLRTPCNDYIECAVQKAIEIHISDNNYDNNFGDILIFMTGQEDINATCYLLSERFYEVYESYKEAKSNKKVTINKIRNIINRKKSSSEMAQKGGDHKVVVEYSGEHDNEDRNADRGEDRSANSGKDSVEERGNDYYNKGINDGMHHIYPFYVFPIYSQLSSEQQSKIFQKYDLRKIIVSTNIAETSLTLDGIKYVIDTGYCKLKVYNQKIGMDVLQVTPISQANANQRSGRAGRTGAGICYRLYTENTFLCDLYPNNIPEIQRSNLSNVVLLLKSLNVQNIFEFDFIDTPSKESIINSLHELWVLGAINNEGNLTDIGKKMILFPLDPPLSKIVIYSEKFACTKETLIIVSMLSSPAIFLEAKESNEAIESKKEKFTVPESDHLTLLNIYLQWRAHNYSYSWCTNNFIQYKSLNKAKEVYSQLSDIIKTVNIKNVSCNNKWECVRKTICSGYFHNAAKLKSFSEYINLRTNVSCHVHPNCSLYNIGYTPDYVIYQEIVFTTKEFMRNVTTVEPEWLCELGPLFFYMKNLY, encoded by the coding sequence aTGATAGCAAAAACATCTTTTAATAACACATCTTCGTCtgatgaggaaaaaaaaacagagaacaaaataatagaatcaagtaataaaaacataacatttaaaagaagaaagatTAACAgaattaataagaataatgcAACTAATAACAGtcaaaaaaatgtttttaaaaatgttgaCATTTTGGAGAAGgggaatataatatttaaaaaaaacaaatacatGAAATCGGATAATTGGAAAAAAGGTATTCGAAAGGAAGTAAGGAACTCTAAGGGAGTCTACAAAAATGAGAGGTTTGCAAGTAGCAAATTGAGAATTTCTAAATTAGACGAGTTTTCAAGTGAAGCGTTAGAAGGCAATGACGATGATAGAAGCAGTTATGAAGaaattaatttaacaaaaaaaaaagaatcgaggcataataatagtaactgTAATAGTGATATTAATAGCAATAACAGTAGCAATGACAACAGTTATTATAGCAGCTCTCAGGAAAAAGGGAGTAACCAATTTGAAAGTAACTGTATTTCAAGTCGATATGAAACATATAACAAATCGGATAGAAGAAAAAGCTCGTACCAAAAAAAACatgataacaataaaaaaggaaaagaataTTACAGCAATAATAATGACAGGATTTTAGACGAAATATGGTATACGAAAGAAGATGAATTTATTGATTCATTCTACAATATAGATAAAGATATTACCTatgagaaagaaaaaaaaatgataaataatttcaaaacAAGATTGAATAGTGAAGGGAAAAAagtaaatcaaaaaaatttagataataatttatgggaattaaacaaattaaaacaaGGTGGTGTTAACtcaacatataataaattacaattGGATAGAATTAATGAAGCCAACAACACTAACGAAGTGAAGAAATTTGTTTTAACAAGACATGTAACTCCATCTTTTATTGATAAGTTAAAAAGTTCAAATGAAGAATGGGCAGCAGAAGTGGGAGAAGGAACAGCGACAGCAGCAGTGATAAAAGAAGTGGAAACTGGGGGGAATGTTTCGAAAAATGTAGTTAACGAATGCAACAACGGTTCATATGACAGAAAATCCAACTCAACATCTTACTCCATTGTGGTTAAGGATGAAACATGCGATTTTGTAAAAGCAGCAAAAAAGGGAagtgaatttttaaaatattttaaaaatgaaaatgagaaATCTAAAGCGAGGGATAGATATTGGGAAATTGAGAGAAGCAAATTAGGAGAACtattaaaattgtataaaaataatttaaacgaCTCAACCAAAGATGGAAGTAATACAAACCTAGATATAGAAGAAGAGGAGAACTCAGAAGTTTttgattataaaaaagacaaGATGTATGGtacaatatttaatatggaaagtaaaaaaaagaagagtacATTACAAGATAAGGAAGATTTATTAAGATTAAAAGAATCATTACCTATTTATAAAtctaaaaaagaattactaGATGcagtatataataataatattataataattgtagGTGAAACTGGTTCAGGAAAAACAACACAGATTGTTCAATATTTGTATGAAGAAGGATATCATAAAAATGGGATAATATGCTGTACTCAACCAAGAAGAGTTGCAGCAGTCTCAGTTGCTTATCGTGTATCATACGAAATGAATGTCGAGATAGGATCATTAGTTGGTTATACTATTAGATTTGAGGATAATACTACGAAAGATACAAAAATTCGTTATGTTACTGATGGTATTTTATTAAGAGAAACATTAACTGATAAAGAATTAGATAAATATAGTGTTATAATAATGGACGAAGCTCATGAAAGATCTATTAATACAGATGTTTTATTaggtatattaaaaaacatctgcctaaaaagaaatgatttaaaattattagtaACATCTGCTACTATTGATTCTAAAAAATTCTCTCAATTTTTTGGAAATGCacctatatataatattcatggAAGAACATTTAAAGTACATTTAGAATACTTGAGAACGCCATGTAACGATTATATAGAATGCGCTGTACAAAAGGCAATTGAAATTCATATTTCAGATAATAACTATGATAACAATTTTGGGgacatattaatttttatgaccGGGCAAGAAGATATTAATGCTACATGCTACCTACTCAGTGAGAGGTTTTATGAAGTATATGAATCGTATAAGGAAGCCAAAAGCAATAAGAAAGTTACTATTAACAAGattagaaatataattaatcgTAAGAAAAGTTCCTCTGAGATGGCGCAAAAAGGGGGGGACCATAAGGTCGTCGTCGAATATAGCGGTGAACATGATAATGAAGATAGAAATGCAGATAGAGGTGAGGATAGAAGTGCTAATAGTGGAAAAGATAGCGTTGAAGAAAGAGGAAACGATTACTACAATAAGGGTATAAATGATGGAATGCATCACATATACCCATTCTACGTGTTTCCTATATATTCGCAGTTATCTAGTGAACAGCAAAGCAAAATATTTCAGAAGTACGATCTGAGAAAAATAATCGTTTCAACAAACATAGCAGAGACTTCTCTAACCTTAGATGGAATCAAATACGTGATTGATACAGGGTACtgtaaattaaaagtatataaccAAAAAATAGGAATGGACGTGTTGCAAGTAACTCCTATATCTCAAGCAAATGCAAATCAAAGGTCAGGAAGAGCGGGAAGAACTGGTGCGGGTATATGTTATCGCCTTTATACTGAAAATACATTCCTATGTGATTTATATCCTAATAATATACCAGAAATACAAAGAAGTAATTTGTCTAAtgtagtattattattaaaatccTTAAATGTGCAGAATATATTTGAGTTCGATTTTATTGACACTCCCAGTAAAGaaagtataataaattcTTTACACGAATTATGGGTGTTAGGTGCTATAAATAATGAAGGTAATTTAACCGACATagggaaaaaaatgatactTTTTCCACTAGACCCACCCTTAtcaaaaattgtaatttacAGCGAAAAATTTGCGTGTACAAAAGAAACTCTAATTATTGTTAGTATGCTTTCTTCTCCTGCAATCTTTTTAGAAGCAAAAGAAAGTAATGAAGCTATTGAAtccaaaaaagaaaaatttaccGTACCAGAAAGTGATCATTTAACCCTCTTAAATATTTACCTACAATGGCGTGCTcataattattcatatagtTGGTGTACTAACAACtttatacaatataaatCCCTAAATAAGGCAAAAGAAGTGTATTCACAACTAAgtgatataattaaaacagtaaatataaaaaatgtttcatgtaataataaatgggAATGTGTAAGAAAAACTATTTGCTCAGGATATTTTCATAATGCAGCCAAATTAAAATCCTTTtctgaatatattaatttaagaaCTAATGTATCTTGTCATGTCCATCCAAActgttcattatataatattggCTACACACCTGATTATGTCATTTATCAAGAAATTGTTTTTACAACAAAAGAATTTATGAGAAATGTTACTACAGTAGAACCCGAATGGCTGTGTGAATTGGGtccactttttttttatatgaaaaatttatattaa
- the PmUG01_11022000 gene encoding conserved Plasmodium protein, unknown function, protein MDTDVDDNSLKFFSINNKYEDHIKNKNSKEKRNDASSKKRNNYANKGNINDGNEVIDNSCESFVTISDESSCASSIYQNHFYDDDDDNANDDNNNYNNDDDQNVDRNHDHNYSSINGRSKINYGFHYRNSNSFSDYSLSDDEYANYIDKKEKFVNKILNQNNYIYYEDEDGDGDEDGDEDEDEDYLYQIKATDEIQNVPKTAGGKNKWRNLFTFNKNTNAASSKGKNKTSEQRAQREQFLNDKKEYNNMSSLNRKSTSAPKSSDKDNGNKDNGNNDDDNNDYDNNDDEDDLYSVISGMEGDNGPFVAGDKNDSGDIMNNLNNNAINLDIDNNSNKDSNVNSASNVNNANADNTDNTDNNDNNDNNDNNDNNDNYDNNDNYDNNDNYDNNDNNKNNANTDNNDNNDNNDNTVNNNNTDNHDNSANNDDSYNNDKGISSNPDNNIKNKEQKEKVGGDTISKSGNLDKRIKFLDEKNYIESTKHVRQFRQTEQQKKKNANNLVSNADEKKKQKKKKDKQHSYTTNNYEFKKLVTSTINLCHPKIKSANNTEDILSNMEKIARIVITDDKNESLTKEKGDNTSGLYDEVDNILDDRNKFYMEKRDKYILSKGNDTSTIMNNIIVESMKKKNKEILCNEKLRNGNNNNYDLAYSEQEKINEHLQHFVYYLNNDMIKLNDNILKLHSGGSDYAQRKVCTTNIINLVPQLHNIYENENLCYIKDSPYFSEIYKIVPEWKNSFELLNKKAHDDTEDMKKILKRIEIIKNDLDELNKDLTEDRKEFENIKFETVQHESMIAAYEKKSKMHIKGILKMDNMSIKLKKIHNIGTNNLNNFSVSENVNRLLKCIDNTLTDPSQIFAEDKGMDILRFQQADSAFNYLTNTDDESCFIMNLLKEELKDMILEKKEQLQNIIKKTTLYNTFNKNTYKDHIMNVLNKQSILINQIKCNIQSNVLLLFEMYEKFIQKNMKTIKISDTHVKDYINENIKKSYMIKSYNATKKNASKYFSCVNFTRNKPIIHPFFIHYCLGEKFVHHFITFVLDPLSEENQKNFMQYCSVPGFNSFLFTEKIVKLYRQEEQFTKIDTSYDFSSAYSRIILPDVLDPSDSTNISVMNQNFEIMNEENQYLIALKNSSDCCFKSILENNEYDNNYSCIQSSNDFNLIQYIPDSITHMSNCSAYKNYGNINNNSYAMLGMTNYSNMNQLNNTPSFTNNMLTMNRNPLFSNNNSGSIFNQNSSNIFANNITGGSMFGAVNTNSAINTMNNNNNSLSKCFNFFGNTVGSSSSMFSSNLGSNNPNSIFGNNVQNNLIGCSGSALNNLFSGSNKNNSAGSALNQNNVNIFGNNTTGGSMFGAVNTNSATTTMNNNNNKNALGSSSNFFGNTVGSSSSMFNSNVGSNNPNSIFGNNVQNNLIGSSSRGMNSLFSGNNNMNRNNLFNSNNNSNNNNSNMLSMSNNLLTTNAQMDNVGFANNNNNRNILNTSINSSTSSLFNKNSLNTSSNNIFNNSNTSGSINNSPNSTFSAYNNSTNTNSSIFSNNNNNNAYGSNFTNSNTFTGFKDNMFSTASGRNEGTNYSLFSQNNDSMNNRAQNNMFCTGGNTNNNSMDSMNPNNTNAAYGNKYNYGMSSNNSTTNSSLINRGIGYNNQSSVFNGNSSYNNLLSNTNDNRIIKNSNNISNNISNSISNSNNAFSSNNKYPNLFSSSGALGSSANNTSKDSLFGMSSNNLSSNNKSGLFNNSSSMSGNSLFNNNLSYSNNSLYNSKNNLLSLNNNNQFRSNASGMLGNNTNHVSGGNSNMLLSNSNILNNNNKSSFMFSNDNKDTRNAYDSNKFFQDTTSSFNSTSKNGMTSNLSNNLFQKNTFSSVNQNKGPMSNFNSSSQNNFYLLNNNNNNNNNSNNVNNNNNNFQQGNSSNFPSIFKSSNNNTIFSR, encoded by the coding sequence ATGGATACGGATGTAGATgataattcattaaaattttttagtataAACAACAAATATGAAGatcacataaaaaataaaaattccaAAGAAAAGAGAAATGATGCTTCCagtaaaaagagaaataattACGCGAACAAGGGTAACATAAATGACGGGAATGAAGTAATTGATAATTCGTGTGAGAGCTTCGTAACCATATCAGACGAAAGTTCGTGCGCAAGCTCCATCTAtcaaaatcatttttatgatgatgatgatgataatgcaaatgatgataataataattataataatgatgacGATCAAAATGTTGATCGCAATCATGACCATAATTACAGTTCTATAAATGGACgcagtaaaataaattacggTTTTCATTATAGAAATTCAAACAGCTTTTCTGATTATTCCTTATCAGATGACGAATACGCaaattatatagataaaaaagaaaaatttgtaaataaaattttgaatcAAAATAACTACATATATTATGAGGACGAGGATGGAGATGGAGACGAAGATGGAGATGAAGATGAAGACGAAGACTACTTGTATCAAATCAAAGCTACTGATGAAATACAGAATGTACCAAAAACTGCAGgagggaaaaataaatggaGAAATTTGTTTacctttaataaaaacacTAATGCAGCATCTTCAAAAGGAAAGAATAAAACTTCAGAACAAAGAGCACAACGAGAACAGTTCCTAAATGACAAAAAAGAGTATAACAATATGTCTAGTCTAAACCGTAAAAGTACTAGTGCCCCAAAATCTTCTGATAAGGATAATGGTAATAAGGATAATGgtaataatgatgatgataataatgattatgataataatgatgacGAAGATGATCTATACTCTGTTATAAGTGGGATGGAAGGTGATAACGGACCATTTGTTGCTGGTGATAAAAATGACAGCGGTGATATTATGAACAACTTAAACAATAATGCTATTAATTTAGATATTGACAATAATTCTAATAAAGATAGCAATGTTAATAGTGCTAGTAATGTTAATAACGCTAATGCTGATAATACTGATAATActgataataatgataataatgataataatgataataatgataataatgataattatgataataatgataattatgataataatgataattatgataataatgataataataaaaataatgctaatactgataataatgacaataatgacaataatgataatactgttaataataataatactgaTAATCATGATAATAGTGctaataatgatgatagtTACAACAATGACAAAGGTATAAGTTCTAATCCtgataataatatcaaaaataaagaacaaaaggaaaaagttGGTGGTGATACTATTTCCAAATCTGGAAATTTAGATAAAAGGATTAAATTTcttgatgaaaaaaattacatagaAAGTACCAAACATGTGAGGCAATTCAGACAGACagaacaacaaaaaaaaaaaaatgcaaataatTTGGTATCTAATgcagatgaaaaaaaaaaacagaaaaaaaagaaggataAGCAGCACAGTTACACAACAAACAattatgaatttaaaaaacttgTGACATCTACCATTAATCTTTGCCATCccaaaataaaaagtgcTAATAACACCGAAGATATTTTAAGTAACATGGAAAAAATAGCGCGAATTGTTATAACTGAcgataaaaatgaaagttTGACTAAAGAGAAAGGAGATAATACCAGTGGCTTATACGATGAGGTAGACAATATTTTAGATGatagaaataaattttatatggaaaaaagagATAAGTATATTTTGAGTAAAGGTAATGATACTAGTActataatgaataatataatagtggaaagtatgaaaaaaaaaaataaggagattttatgtaatgaaaaattgaGAAATGGgaataataacaattatgACTTAGCATATTCTGagcaagaaaaaataaatgaacaccTCCAACATTTTGTATactatttaaataatgatatgattaaattaaatgataatattttaaaattacacaGTGGTGGATCAGATTATGCTCAAAGAAAAGTTTGTACgacaaatattataaaccTTGTACCACagttacataatatatatgaaaatgaaaacttATGCTATATTAAGGATTCTCCATATTTTagtgaaatatataaaattgtacCAGAATGGAAAAACTCTTTTGAATTGTTAAATAAGAAAGCACACGATGATACAGAAGatatgaagaaaattttaaaaaggataGAAATTATCAAAAATGATTTAgatgaattaaataaagattTAACTGAAGATAGAAAAGAATTtgagaatataaaatttgaaaCAGTTCAACATGAATCTATGATTGCAGCATACGAAAAGAAAAGCAAAATGCATATCAAAGGGATATTAAAAATGGATAATATGTCTATCAAgttgaaaaaaattcataacaTTGGTACtaacaatttaaataatttttccgTATCTGAAAATGTGAATAGGCTATTAAAATGCATAGACAATACATTAACAGATCCTTCACAAATTTTCGCGGAAGATAAAGGTATGGATATATTACGATTTCAACAGGCAGACAGtgcatttaattatttaacaaataCAGATGATGAATCATGTTTTATTATGAACTTATTAAAAGAAGAGTTAAAAGACAtgattttagaaaaaaaagaacagttacaaaatataattaaaaagacaACATTGTACAATacttttaacaaaaatacatataaagaTCATATAATGAATGTTTTGAATAAACAGAGTATCCTTATTAATCAGATCAAATGTAATATACAGTCTAatgtacttttattatttgaaatgtacgaaaaatttatacaaaaaaatatgaaaacaataaaaatttcagATACTCATGTGAAggattatattaatgaaaatattaaaaaatcatatatgATTAAATCATATAATGCCACCAAAAAAAATGCGTCCAAATATTTTAGTTGTGTTAATTTTACCAGAAATAAACCAATAAttcatcctttttttattcattattgtTTAGGGGAAAAATTTGTACatcattttattacatttgtTTTAGATCCCTTATCTGaagaaaatcaaaaaaatttcatgCAATATTGTTCTGTACCAGGATTtaactcttttttatttacagaaaaaattgttaaattGTATAGACAGGAAGAGCAATTTACAAAGATTGATACATCCTACGACTTTTCATCAGCATATTCTAGAATTATCTTACCAGATGTTTTGGATCCATCTGATTCAACCAATATATCCGTTATGAatcaaaattttgaaataatgAATGAAGAAAATCAGTATCTAAttgctttaaaaaattcatcaGATTGTTGTTTTAAGTctattttagaaaataatgaatatgataataattactCTTGCATACAATCAAGTAATGATTTTAACTTGATACAGTATATACCTGATTCAATAACACATATGTCAAATTGTTcagcatataaaaattatgggAACATTAACAATAATTCATATGCTATGTTAGGAATGACAAATTACAGCAATATGAACCAACTGAATAACACACCATCATTCACTAATAATATGTTAACAATGAATAGAAATCCTCTGttcagtaataataattctggTAGTATATTTAATCAGAATAGCAGTAATATATTTGCAAATAACATAACGGGAGGTAGCATGTTTGGAGCTGTTAATACAAACAGTGCTATAAATAcgatgaataataataacaactCTCTAAGTAAAtgttttaacttttttgGAAATACTGTTGGTAGTTCATCTAGTATGTTCAGCAGTAATTTAGGTTCCAACAATCCTAACAGTATATTTGGAAATAAcgtacaaaataatttaattggTTGTAGTGGTAGCGCATTGAACAATCTTTTTAGCGgtagtaataaaaacaacAGTGCAGGTAGCGCGTTGAACCAAAATAATGTTAACATATTTGGTAATAATACAACGGGAGGTAGCATGTTTGGAGCTGTTAATACAAACAGTGCTACTACTAccatgaataataataataataagaatgcCTTAGGTAGctcttctaatttttttggaAACACTGTTGGTAGTTCATCTAGTATGTTCAACAGTAATGTAGGTTCCAACAATCCTAACAGTATATTTGGAAATAatgtacaaaataatttaattggTAGTAGTTCGAGGGGAATGAATAGCCTATTTAgcggtaataataatatgaatagaaataacttatttaatagcaataacaacagtaataacaataacagcaATATGTTAAGCATGTCAAATAATTTGCTAACAACTAATGCACAAATGGATAATGTTGGATTtgctaataataataataatcggAACATTTTAAATACTTCCATCAATAGCAGCACTAGTTcactttttaataaaaattcgtTAAATACATCttctaataatatttttaataatagtaatactTCTGGCAGCATAAATAACAGCCCCAATAGCACGTTTTCCGCTTACAACAATTCAACAAACACGAATTCCagtattttttcaaataataataataataatgccTACGGATCAAATTTTACCAACAGTAATACTTTTACAGGATTTAAGGATAACATGTTTTCAACAGCATCTGGAAGAAACGAAGGAACGAATTATAGCTTATTTTCACAAAATAACGATAGTATGAATAATAGAGCACAAAATAACATGTTTTGTACTGGTGGcaatactaataataattcgATGGATTCGATGAATCCGAATAACACTAATGCTGCTTATGGGAATAAATACAACTACGGAATGTcaagtaataatagtacCACAAACAGCAGTTTGATTAACAGAGGTATTGGATACAACAACCAATCATCTGTTTTTAACGGGAACAGTAGTTATAATAACTTATTAAGTAATACCAATGATAACAggattattaaaaatagtaataacattaGTAATAACATTAGTAATAGCATtagtaatagcaataatgCCTTTTCTTCAAATAACAAATATCCTAACCTCTTTTCAAGCAGTGGTGCATTAGGAAGTAGTGCAAATAATACATCGAAAGACAGTCTATTTGGTATGAGTTCAAACAATTTATCAAGTAATAATAAGAGTggtttatttaataattcaaGTAGCATGTCAGGGAAtagtttatttaataataatttatcctacagtaataatagtttatataattcGAAGAACAATTTATTAAGCTTAAACAATAATAACCAGTTCAGATCAAATGCAAGTGGTATGTTAGGCAATAACACCAATCATGTTAGCGGAGGTAATAGTAACATGTTATTATCAAACagtaacattttaaataataacaacaaaTCATCATTTATGTTTTCAAATGATAATAAAGATACACGTAATGCTTATGATAGTAATAAGTTCTTTCAAGATACAACCAGTAGTTTTAATTCAACTTCAAAAAATGGCATGACATCAAACCTTTCGAATAACTTGTTTCAGAAAAATACCTTTTCATCAGTGAACCAAAATAAAGGGCCTATGtcaaattttaattcatcttctcagaataatttttatttattaaataataataataataataataataacagtaataatgttaacaataacaataacaactTTCAGCAAGGAAATTCATCCAATTTTCcttctatttttaaatcatCAAATAATAACACAATATTTTCAAGATAA